From Eretmochelys imbricata isolate rEreImb1 chromosome 17, rEreImb1.hap1, whole genome shotgun sequence, a single genomic window includes:
- the TSR1 gene encoding pre-rRNA-processing protein TSR1 homolog — protein sequence MAAGAEAAHRAGALKQQNKPHKGRKPRGRAQRRAGGRVPAKTLSRRRRDLTKPDRRHQALQLRRQRKEAVLAEKRNLGSKDGPPHLVVVVPLHAGVATHDALRLLQSDESALVRKDERVEGFVLLCPRFKQRWRFVTAHVGNLHAVLDLAKVADTLLFVLDPLDGWDSTGDYCLSCLFAQGLPSYALAVHGVADLPQKKQTDAKKKLGKAIEKRFPEAKLFPLNTEQESLLLLRHLAAQKQRHLTFRDRRAYLLAQEAEFVPSHDSDLVGTLKVSGFVRGRTLNVNSLVHIVGHGDFQMTQVDAPPDPFSLNPRMAKDQQRKGQDMEIQDDSVNGVVEMEEVIKVLMKADPRRQESLQSEVIPDPMEGEQTWPTEEELKEAEESLKERRKVVKVPKGTSSYQAAWIVDDGEDGSEEEEEKNNMEDEDLMEEASQAGESSEEEELVEEECETMAVAESTQDDLYDEKLDEDEEQMLEKYTQERLDQMFPDEVDTPRNLPARVRFQKYRGLKSFRTSPWDPKENLPRDYARIFQFQDFSRTRKHVFRQIEKEETEGAAVGWYVTLHVCSVPISVMESFRQGLPLVLFSLLPHEQKMSVLNFVVRRNLGNNETVKAKEELIFHCGFRRFRASPLYSQHSSADKHKLERFLRPDAALVVTVYAPITFPPASVLLFKQRSNGMHDLIATGFLLSVDPDRILIKRLVLSGHPFKIFSKTAVVRYMFFNREDVLWFKPVELRTKWGRRGHITEPLGTHGHMKCHFDGQLKSQDTVLLNLYKRVFPKWTYDPYVPEPVPWVRSEQQLPMQEVEME from the exons ATGGCGGCGGGCGCGGAGGCCGCGCACCGGGCCGGGGCCCTGAAGCAGCAGAACAAGCCGCACAAGGGGCGGAAGCCGCGCGGAAGGGCCCAGCGCCGGGCGGGAG GCCGCGTCCCCGCCAAGACCCTGAGCCGGCGGCGCCGGGACCTGACCAAGCCGGACCGGAGGcaccaggccctgcagctccgCAGGCAGCGCAAGGAGGCG GTGCTGGCAGAAAAGCGAAACCTGGGCAGCAAAGACGGGCCGCCTCACCTGGTGGTGGTGGTCCCCCTGCACGCTGGGGTGGCCACCCACGACGCCTTGAGATTGCTTCAGAGTGACGAGTCTGCCCTTGTGCGTAAGGATGAGAGAGTAGAGGGTTTTGTGCTGCTCTGCCCCCGATTTAAACAGCGATGGCGCTTTGTGACGGCCCACGTGG GGAATCTTCATGCTGTGTTAGACCTGGCAAAAGTAGCTGATACCCTGCTATTTGTACTGGATCCGCTCGACGGCTGGGACAGCACTGGAGATTACTGCCTCTCTTGCCTCTTTGCGCAGGGGCTCCCCAGCTATG CCCTTGCTGTCCATGGAGTCGCTGATCTCCCACAGAAGAAACAGACAGATGCCAAGAAGAAATTGGGCAAAGCCATTGAGAAGCGCTTCCCGGAGGCCAAACTCTTCCCCCTGAACACTGAGCAAGAGTCTTTGTTGTTGCTGAGGCACCTTGCTGCCCAGAAGCAGCGCCACCTTACTTTCCGTGACAGACGGGCCTATTTGCTTGCCCAAGAGGCTGAGTTTGTGCCCAGCCACGATAGTGACTTGGTGGGGACCCTGAAGGTATCTGGCTTCGTTCGGGGACGGACCCTCAATGTAAACAGCCTGGTGCATATCGTGGGACATGGAGACTTCCAGATGACGCAGGTTGATGCCCCTCCAGACCCTTTCTCTCTAAACCCCAGAATGGCTAAAGACCAACAGAGGAAGGGCCAGGACATGGAAATACAG GATGATTCTGTAAACGGTGTTGTTGAGATGGAGGAAGTCATTAAGGTCCTGATGAAGGCAGATCCTAGAAGACAGGAATCTTTGCAATCAGAGGTGATTCCTGACCCTATGGAGGGGGAACAGACCTGGCCCACTGAGGAGGAGCTGAAAGAGGCAGAAG AGTCGCTGAAGGAAAGGAGAAAGGTGGTGAAGGTCCCCAAGGGAACATCCAGCTACCAGGCTGCATGGATTGTGGATGATGGAGAAGAtggcagtgaggaggaggaggagaagaataaCATGGAGGATGAAGATTTGATGGAAGAGGCTTCCCAG GCTGGGGAaagcagtgaggaggaggagcttgTAGAGGAGGAGTGTGAGACCATGGCTGTAGCAGAGTCTACTCAGGATGACCTATacgacgagaagctggatgaggaTGAGGAGCAGATGTTGGAGAAGTACACGCAGGAGAGATTGGATCAAATGTTCCCAGATGAGGTGGACACCCCCCGCAACTTGCCTGCCAGAGTCCG GTTCCAGAAGTACAGGGGGCTCAAGAGTTTCCGGACTTCTCCTTGGGATCCCAAAGAGAATCTCCCCAGGGATTATGCCAGGATCTTCCAGTTCCAGGACTTCTCCCGAACCAGGAAGCATGTCTTCCGGCAGATAGAGAAAGAGGAAACTGAAGGGGCTGCG GTTGGCTGGTATGTTACGCTTCACGTCTGTAGTGTTCCTATCTCAGTGATGGAGAGTTTCAGGCAGGGGCTGCCTCTGGTCCTATTCTCACTGCTTCCCCATGAGCAGAAG atGTCTGTGCTGAACTTTGTGGTGAGGCGGAACCTGGGCAACAATGAGACAGTGAAAGCCAAGGAGGAGTTGATCTTCCACTGTGGGTTCAGGCGCTTCCGTGCCTCCCCTCTGTACTCCCAGCATAGCTCGG CTGATAAGCACAAGTTGGAGCGTTTCCTGCGGCCTGATGCAGCCCTGGTGGTGACTGTTTATGCTCCCATCACTTTCCCTCCTGCCTCGGTGCTACTGTTTAAACAAAGGAGTAACG GAATGCACGACCTCATTGCCACAGGCTTTCTGCTCTCAGTGGATCCAGACAGAATCCTCATCAAGCGGCTGGTGCTCAGTGGTCACCCTTTCAAAATCTTCAGCAAGacggctgtagtgcggtacatgTTCTTTAACAGAG AGGATGTGCTGTGGTTTAAGCCGGTGGAGCTGAGGACCAAGTGGGGCCGCAGAGGACACATCACAGAGCCGCTAG GGACTCATGGTCACATGAAGTGTCATTTTGATGGGCAGCTGAAATCCCAGGACACTGTGCTGCTGAATCTGTACAAGCGCGTCTTCCCTAAATGGACTTACGACCCGTATGTGCCGGAGCCAGTACCATGGGTGAGAAGCGAACAGCAGCTCCCCATGCAGGAGGTGGAGATGGAATAA
- the SRR gene encoding serine racemase isoform X2: protein MSSPYCISLGDVEAAQTSLHGLIHLTPILTSSSLDELAGHRLFFKCELFQKTGSFKIRGALNAVRSLVRAAQGDREQPKAVVTHSSGNHGQALAFAAKVEGVPAYVVVPRTAPLCKKAAICSYGARLILCEPTDEVPQINALVVPVGGGGMVAGIAVAVKALRPDIRVYAAEPCNADDCYRSKVTGELTPNLHPPDTIADGVKTSIGPNTWPIIKDLVDDVLTVTEEEIQQATQLVWERMKLLIEPTAGVGVAAVLSEQFRSVSQEMKNICIVLCGGNVDLGSLAWLSPPGKEANGN, encoded by the exons ATGTCCTCTCCGTACTGCATCTCACTGGGGGATGTTGAAGCTGCACAGACAAGTCTCCATGGCCTTATCCACCTCACCCCTATCCTAACCAGTTCCAGCCTAGACGAGTTAGCTGGCCACAGACTCTTTTTCAAGTGTGAGCTCTTCCAGAAGACTGGCTCCTTTAAG ATCCGTGGTGCACTGAATGCCGTCAGAAGTCTGGTTCGTGCAGCCCAGGGTGACAGAGAGCAGCCCAAGGCTGTTGTGACACACAGTAGTGGGAACCATGGCCAAGCTCTTGCCTTTGCAGCTAAAGTGGAAG GGGTTCCTGCCTATGTCGTGGTGCCTCGCACAGCGCCACTCTGTAAGAAAGCTGCCATCTGCTCCTATGGAGCCAGGCTGATACTATGTGAGCCCACTGATGAG GTACCCCAGATAAATGCACTGGTGGTTCCCGTTGGAGGAGGAGGGATGGTTGCTGGAATAGCAGTGGCTGTCAAG GCTTTGAGACCAGACATAAGAGTGTATGCTGCTGAACCCTGCAATGCAGATGACTGCTATAGATCAAAGGTGACAGGGGAACTCACCCCCAACCTCCACCCCCCAGACACCATAGCAGATGGTGTTAAAACTAGCATTGGACCGAACACCTGGCCTATCATTAAGGATTTGGTGGACGATGTGCTGACAGTCACAGAGGAGGAGATCCAG CAAGCAACGCAGCTggtgtgggagaggatgaagtTGCTTATTGAGCCAACAGCTGGAGTGGGAGTGGCTGCTGTGCTCTCTGAGCAGTTTCGCTCAGTCTcccaggaaatgaagaatatttGCATTGTGTTGTGTGGAGGAAATGTAGACCTAGGCTCCCTGGCCTGGCTCAGCCCACCTGGCAAAGAGGCAAATGGAAACTGA
- the SRR gene encoding serine racemase isoform X3 codes for MAKLLPLQLKWKSRVEVAAQTVQEKEGVLVHPNQDPAVIAGQGTIALEVLQQVPQINALVVPVGGGGMVAGIAVAVKALRPDIRVYAAEPCNADDCYRSKVTGELTPNLHPPDTIADGVKTSIGPNTWPIIKDLVDDVLTVTEEEIQQATQLVWERMKLLIEPTAGVGVAAVLSEQFRSVSQEMKNICIVLCGGNVDLGSLAWLSPPGKEANGN; via the exons ATGGCCAAGCTCTTGCCTTTGCAGCTAAAGTGGAAG TCGCGAGTGGAGGTGGCAGCTCAGACAGTTCAGGAGAAGGAAGGCGTGCTGGTGCACCCAAATCAGGATCCTGCTGTGATTGCAGGCCAAGGCACTATAGCActggaggtgctgcagcag GTACCCCAGATAAATGCACTGGTGGTTCCCGTTGGAGGAGGAGGGATGGTTGCTGGAATAGCAGTGGCTGTCAAG GCTTTGAGACCAGACATAAGAGTGTATGCTGCTGAACCCTGCAATGCAGATGACTGCTATAGATCAAAGGTGACAGGGGAACTCACCCCCAACCTCCACCCCCCAGACACCATAGCAGATGGTGTTAAAACTAGCATTGGACCGAACACCTGGCCTATCATTAAGGATTTGGTGGACGATGTGCTGACAGTCACAGAGGAGGAGATCCAG CAAGCAACGCAGCTggtgtgggagaggatgaagtTGCTTATTGAGCCAACAGCTGGAGTGGGAGTGGCTGCTGTGCTCTCTGAGCAGTTTCGCTCAGTCTcccaggaaatgaagaatatttGCATTGTGTTGTGTGGAGGAAATGTAGACCTAGGCTCCCTGGCCTGGCTCAGCCCACCTGGCAAAGAGGCAAATGGAAACTGA
- the SRR gene encoding serine racemase isoform X1: MSSPYCISLGDVEAAQTSLHGLIHLTPILTSSSLDELAGHRLFFKCELFQKTGSFKIRGALNAVRSLVRAAQGDREQPKAVVTHSSGNHGQALAFAAKVEGVPAYVVVPRTAPLCKKAAICSYGARLILCEPTDESRVEVAAQTVQEKEGVLVHPNQDPAVIAGQGTIALEVLQQVPQINALVVPVGGGGMVAGIAVAVKALRPDIRVYAAEPCNADDCYRSKVTGELTPNLHPPDTIADGVKTSIGPNTWPIIKDLVDDVLTVTEEEIQQATQLVWERMKLLIEPTAGVGVAAVLSEQFRSVSQEMKNICIVLCGGNVDLGSLAWLSPPGKEANGN, encoded by the exons ATGTCCTCTCCGTACTGCATCTCACTGGGGGATGTTGAAGCTGCACAGACAAGTCTCCATGGCCTTATCCACCTCACCCCTATCCTAACCAGTTCCAGCCTAGACGAGTTAGCTGGCCACAGACTCTTTTTCAAGTGTGAGCTCTTCCAGAAGACTGGCTCCTTTAAG ATCCGTGGTGCACTGAATGCCGTCAGAAGTCTGGTTCGTGCAGCCCAGGGTGACAGAGAGCAGCCCAAGGCTGTTGTGACACACAGTAGTGGGAACCATGGCCAAGCTCTTGCCTTTGCAGCTAAAGTGGAAG GGGTTCCTGCCTATGTCGTGGTGCCTCGCACAGCGCCACTCTGTAAGAAAGCTGCCATCTGCTCCTATGGAGCCAGGCTGATACTATGTGAGCCCACTGATGAG TCGCGAGTGGAGGTGGCAGCTCAGACAGTTCAGGAGAAGGAAGGCGTGCTGGTGCACCCAAATCAGGATCCTGCTGTGATTGCAGGCCAAGGCACTATAGCActggaggtgctgcagcag GTACCCCAGATAAATGCACTGGTGGTTCCCGTTGGAGGAGGAGGGATGGTTGCTGGAATAGCAGTGGCTGTCAAG GCTTTGAGACCAGACATAAGAGTGTATGCTGCTGAACCCTGCAATGCAGATGACTGCTATAGATCAAAGGTGACAGGGGAACTCACCCCCAACCTCCACCCCCCAGACACCATAGCAGATGGTGTTAAAACTAGCATTGGACCGAACACCTGGCCTATCATTAAGGATTTGGTGGACGATGTGCTGACAGTCACAGAGGAGGAGATCCAG CAAGCAACGCAGCTggtgtgggagaggatgaagtTGCTTATTGAGCCAACAGCTGGAGTGGGAGTGGCTGCTGTGCTCTCTGAGCAGTTTCGCTCAGTCTcccaggaaatgaagaatatttGCATTGTGTTGTGTGGAGGAAATGTAGACCTAGGCTCCCTGGCCTGGCTCAGCCCACCTGGCAAAGAGGCAAATGGAAACTGA